The following are from one region of the Streptomyces decoyicus genome:
- a CDS encoding DUF445 domain-containing protein: protein MERTKADTAPRAERVRAPDVASAGRPAAAGGFSYGAADEERRRAVRRMKTLATGLLLAVALVYVLAKWAGASGAGGWTGFVAAAAEAGMVGALADWFAVTALFKRPMGLPIPHTAIIPTKKDQLGQSLGDFVGENFLSGEVVRHRLRSVGIGRRVGGWLAEPRNADRVTAELSTALRGALTVLRDSDVQAVVGEAITRRANAQEIAPGIGTMLEKIVAEGGHKRVVDLVISRAHDWLVEHGDSVMSAVSGGAPGWTPRFVDRRVGDRVYKELMRFVTEMRDMPEHPARGAIDRFLRDFAGDLQSDAETRAKVERLKSEVLGRGEVQDLIASAWGSVRAMIVAAAEDERSELRLRVRAGLLSLGRRLAAEERLQNKVDGWLEGAAVYVVTTYQSEITSLITDTVAGWDAEHTSKKIEAHIGRDLQFIRINGTVVGALAGLAIYAVSQAFGG from the coding sequence ATGGAACGCACAAAAGCGGATACGGCGCCGAGAGCGGAACGGGTGCGGGCGCCGGACGTGGCGTCGGCGGGCCGGCCCGCGGCGGCCGGCGGTTTCTCCTACGGCGCCGCCGACGAGGAGCGCCGGCGCGCCGTACGCCGGATGAAGACACTCGCCACCGGTCTGCTGCTGGCCGTCGCGCTGGTCTACGTCCTGGCGAAGTGGGCCGGGGCCTCCGGGGCGGGCGGCTGGACCGGGTTCGTCGCGGCGGCCGCGGAGGCCGGGATGGTCGGTGCGCTGGCCGACTGGTTCGCGGTCACCGCGCTGTTCAAGCGGCCGATGGGGCTGCCCATCCCGCATACCGCCATCATCCCCACCAAAAAGGACCAACTGGGTCAGAGTCTGGGTGATTTCGTCGGGGAGAACTTCCTCTCCGGTGAGGTCGTCCGCCACCGGCTGCGCTCCGTCGGCATCGGCCGCCGGGTCGGCGGCTGGCTCGCCGAACCGAGGAACGCCGACCGGGTCACCGCCGAGCTCTCCACCGCGCTGCGCGGCGCGCTGACCGTGCTGCGCGACTCCGATGTGCAGGCGGTGGTCGGCGAGGCGATCACCCGCCGCGCCAACGCCCAGGAGATCGCGCCCGGTATCGGCACGATGCTGGAGAAGATCGTCGCCGAGGGCGGCCACAAGCGGGTGGTGGATCTGGTCATCTCCCGCGCCCACGACTGGCTGGTCGAGCACGGCGACTCCGTCATGAGCGCGGTCTCCGGCGGTGCGCCCGGATGGACCCCGCGGTTCGTCGACCGCAGGGTGGGCGACCGGGTCTACAAGGAGCTGATGCGCTTCGTCACCGAGATGCGGGACATGCCCGAGCATCCGGCGCGCGGCGCGATCGACCGTTTCCTGCGGGACTTCGCGGGTGATCTTCAGTCCGACGCGGAGACCCGGGCCAAGGTCGAGCGGCTGAAGTCCGAGGTGCTGGGACGCGGCGAGGTGCAGGACCTGATCGCCTCGGCCTGGGGCTCGGTGCGCGCGATGATCGTCGCCGCCGCCGAGGACGAGCGCAGCGAACTGCGGCTGCGGGTGCGGGCGGGGCTGCTGTCCCTCGGCCGGCGGCTGGCCGCCGAGGAGCGGCTCCAGAACAAGGTGGACGGCTGGCTGGAGGGCGCGGCCGTCTATGTGGTGACGACCTATCAGAGCGAGATCACGTCCCTGATCACCGACACCGTCGCCGGCTGGGACGCGGAGCACACATCGAAGAAGATCGAGGCACACATCGGCCGTGACCTTCAGTTCATCCGCATCAACGGCACCGTCGTCGGCGCACTGGCCGGGCTCGCCATCTACGCCGTCTCGCAGGCCTTCGGCGGCTGA
- a CDS encoding SGNH/GDSL hydrolase family protein produces MKKSVGYSLLAGLAAVVVLISTAIFVGFGGDDDGLGSSSHKPRDPAAPAVSGQWVGTWSAAAAAAEPGTLNGYAGMSIRNVVHTSVGGSGVRIQLSNLYGTRPLVVSHATLALAAAPSNPTAASGTMRRLSFGSKPAVTIPAGGAVTSDPTRLKVPGDADLLVTTYSPSPSGPATYHPYARQTSYLARGDRAEDATGAAYTEQSPYWRYLTGVDVWSTQARGSVVAIGDSITDGITSTAGANHRWTDFLAARLRTEPGAPRYGVLNQGISGNRLLVNGSKFSPNNGPSVLSRLERDALSRTGVKAVIVEIGLNDLFKTPRQLDPQKVAEGMRQVVREAHARGLRVTGSTLTPFGGHRGYSDLLNSVRERVNRIIRSGTVYDEVVDFDKALRDPSAPVRLRPSYDSGDHLHPSDEGFRAMADAVNLAHLKLAAPASL; encoded by the coding sequence ATGAAGAAAAGTGTGGGTTACTCCCTGCTCGCCGGTCTGGCGGCAGTGGTGGTGCTGATCTCGACCGCGATATTCGTGGGCTTCGGCGGCGATGACGACGGGCTGGGCAGCTCCTCGCACAAGCCGCGCGACCCGGCGGCGCCGGCGGTCTCCGGACAGTGGGTCGGCACGTGGTCGGCGGCCGCGGCGGCGGCCGAGCCCGGCACCCTCAACGGCTACGCGGGGATGTCGATACGCAACGTCGTGCACACCAGCGTCGGCGGCTCCGGTGTCCGCATCCAGCTCTCCAACCTCTACGGCACCCGCCCGCTGGTGGTCAGCCATGCCACCCTGGCGCTGGCCGCGGCCCCCAGCAACCCCACGGCCGCGAGCGGCACCATGCGGCGGCTGTCCTTCGGCAGCAAGCCGGCGGTGACCATCCCGGCGGGCGGCGCGGTCACCAGCGACCCGACCCGGTTGAAGGTGCCGGGCGACGCGGACCTGCTGGTCACGACGTACTCCCCGTCCCCCTCGGGGCCCGCCACCTATCACCCGTACGCCCGGCAGACCTCCTACCTGGCGCGCGGCGACCGCGCCGAGGACGCCACCGGAGCGGCCTACACCGAGCAGAGCCCGTACTGGCGCTATCTGACCGGTGTGGACGTGTGGAGCACCCAGGCCCGCGGCTCGGTCGTCGCGATCGGCGACTCGATCACCGACGGCATCACCTCCACCGCCGGCGCCAACCACCGCTGGACGGACTTCCTCGCGGCGCGGCTGCGCACCGAGCCCGGCGCGCCCCGCTACGGCGTCCTCAACCAGGGCATCAGCGGGAACCGTCTGCTGGTCAACGGCTCCAAGTTCTCCCCGAACAACGGGCCCAGCGTGCTCTCCCGCCTGGAACGCGACGCGCTGTCGCGTACCGGGGTGAAGGCGGTGATCGTCGAGATCGGGCTGAACGACCTGTTCAAGACGCCGCGCCAGCTCGACCCGCAGAAGGTCGCCGAGGGCATGCGGCAGGTCGTCCGGGAGGCGCACGCGCGCGGGCTGCGCGTCACCGGCAGCACCCTTACGCCGTTCGGGGGGCACCGCGGTTACTCCGACCTGCTGAATTCGGTGCGCGAACGGGTCAACCGCATCATCCGCTCCGGCACCGTCTACGACGAGGTCGTGGACTTCGACAAGGCGCTGCGCGACCCGTCGGCACCGGTGCGGCTGCGGCCCTCCTACGACTCCGGTGACCATCTCCACCCGAGCGACGAGGGCTTCCGGGCGATGGCCGACGCGGTGAACCTCGCCCACCTCAAGCTGGCCGCGCCCGCCTCGCTGTAA
- a CDS encoding DUF1707 SHOCT-like domain-containing protein gives MTEDLPELRASDADRERVAEILRDAVAEGRLAMEEFDERLDAAYKARTYGELEPLTADLPVAAAGPAPLSLRKESGAPTPWSERIVSGTEGSAVGIALLGGFQRKGRWTIGRRFTAACLMGGGEIDLREADFAGPEVVITCWAVMGGVNIVVPPGVEVDVRGLGIMGGFDAGEDGVPGDPGAPRVIVRGLALMGGVGVERKLLRAEKRRLKEERRRLADNPRKELD, from the coding sequence ATGACTGAAGACCTCCCTGAATTGCGCGCCTCCGACGCCGACCGTGAGCGGGTCGCCGAGATCCTGCGGGACGCCGTCGCGGAAGGGCGGCTGGCGATGGAGGAGTTCGACGAGCGGCTCGACGCGGCGTACAAGGCCCGCACCTACGGGGAGTTGGAGCCGCTCACCGCCGATCTGCCGGTGGCCGCGGCGGGCCCGGCGCCGCTGTCGTTGCGCAAGGAGAGCGGGGCGCCGACGCCGTGGTCGGAGCGGATCGTCAGCGGCACGGAAGGTTCCGCGGTCGGTATCGCCCTCCTGGGCGGCTTCCAGCGCAAGGGCCGGTGGACGATCGGGCGCCGGTTCACGGCCGCCTGCCTCATGGGCGGCGGGGAGATCGATCTGCGCGAGGCGGACTTCGCCGGGCCCGAAGTCGTCATCACCTGCTGGGCGGTCATGGGCGGGGTGAACATCGTGGTGCCGCCGGGCGTCGAGGTCGATGTGCGCGGACTGGGCATCATGGGCGGTTTCGACGCGGGTGAGGACGGGGTGCCGGGTGACCCCGGCGCGCCCCGGGTGATCGTCAGGGGGCTGGCGCTGATGGGCGGCGTCGGCGTCGAACGCAAGCTGCTCAGGGCCGAGAAGCGCCGTCTGAAGGAGGAGCGGCGCCGCCTGGCGGACAACCCCCGCAAGGAGTTGGACTGA
- a CDS encoding ABC transporter ATP-binding protein yields the protein MSDTAGAQQLIEVDGVEKVFSVRRKAGRLRRVRQEVRAVDGISFRVPRGEMVGYIGPNGAGKSTTIKMLTGILVPSGGRLRIAGIDPARERTRLARRIGVVFGQRTTLWWDLPLKDSYELVRRMYRVPDAVYRANLERCVELLDLGPLLAVPVRQLSLGQRMRGDIAAALLHDPEVLYLDEPTIGLDVISKAKVRGFLREVNAERGTTVLLTTHDLTDIEQLCRRVMVIDHGRLVYDGGLDGLRAAGDGERTLVVDLERELPPIEGVPGARTVKVDGPRQWLAFPASQSAAPLVAAVAARYPLVDLSVREPDIETLIAELYAGGGIRADAGQRGSNGGSAL from the coding sequence GTGAGCGATACCGCCGGGGCACAGCAGCTGATCGAGGTGGACGGCGTCGAGAAGGTCTTCTCGGTGCGGCGCAAGGCGGGCCGGCTGCGGCGGGTGCGGCAGGAGGTCCGGGCGGTGGACGGCATCTCCTTCCGGGTGCCGCGCGGTGAGATGGTCGGCTACATCGGCCCGAACGGCGCCGGGAAGTCCACCACCATCAAGATGCTGACGGGCATTCTGGTGCCCAGCGGCGGCCGGCTGCGGATCGCCGGTATCGACCCGGCGCGCGAGCGCACCCGCCTCGCCCGCCGGATCGGGGTGGTCTTCGGGCAGCGCACCACCCTGTGGTGGGACCTGCCGCTGAAGGACTCCTACGAGCTGGTGCGCCGGATGTACCGGGTTCCGGACGCCGTCTACCGCGCCAACCTGGAGCGCTGTGTCGAGCTGCTGGACCTGGGCCCGCTGCTGGCCGTGCCGGTGCGGCAGCTGTCGCTGGGGCAGCGGATGCGCGGCGATATCGCGGCGGCGCTGCTGCACGACCCCGAGGTGCTGTACCTCGACGAGCCGACCATCGGCCTCGATGTGATCAGCAAGGCGAAGGTGCGCGGGTTCCTGCGCGAGGTGAACGCCGAGCGGGGCACCACGGTCCTGCTGACCACCCACGACCTCACCGACATCGAGCAGTTGTGCCGCCGGGTGATGGTCATCGACCACGGCCGTCTGGTCTACGACGGCGGCCTCGACGGGCTGCGGGCGGCCGGTGACGGGGAGCGGACGCTCGTGGTGGACCTGGAGCGGGAACTGCCGCCGATCGAGGGCGTACCGGGCGCCCGTACGGTCAAGGTGGACGGGCCCCGGCAGTGGCTGGCGTTCCCGGCGTCGCAGAGCGCGGCGCCGCTGGTCGCGGCGGTCGCCGCGCGCTATCCGCTGGTGGATCTGTCGGTGCGGGAGCCGGACATCGAGACCTTGATCGCCGAGCTGTACGCGGGCGGCGGGATACGGGCGGATGCCGGGCAGCGCGGGAGCAACGGGGGCTCGGCGCTCTAA
- a CDS encoding ABC transporter permease, with the protein MWVRSALAYRTSFVMMAVGNFAANGLDFVAIMLMFSRIDALGGFSLPEVAFLYGTSGVSLGLADLLLGSVEGLGRRVRDGTLDTLLLRPVPVFAQIAADRFALRRLGRITQAVLVLGWSLPLLPVDWTVGRVLMVPLMVVCGAAIFAAVFTAGAAFQFWAQDAAEVQNSFTYGGNAMLQYPPTVFARELVRGVTFLVPLAFVNWLPALRLLGHPDPLGLPGWVDFMGPVVAALMCAGAGLAWRLGLRAYRSTGS; encoded by the coding sequence ATGTGGGTGCGCTCGGCCCTCGCCTACCGGACCTCGTTCGTGATGATGGCGGTCGGCAACTTCGCGGCCAACGGACTGGACTTCGTCGCGATCATGCTGATGTTCTCGCGGATCGATGCCCTCGGCGGCTTCTCGCTGCCCGAAGTGGCCTTTCTGTACGGGACGTCCGGGGTCTCGCTGGGGCTGGCGGATCTGCTGCTGGGCAGCGTCGAGGGGCTGGGCCGGCGGGTGCGGGACGGCACCCTCGACACCCTGCTGCTGCGCCCCGTGCCGGTCTTCGCGCAGATCGCGGCGGACCGCTTCGCGCTGCGCAGGCTGGGCCGGATCACGCAGGCGGTGCTGGTGCTCGGCTGGTCGCTGCCCCTTCTCCCGGTGGACTGGACGGTGGGCCGGGTGCTGATGGTGCCGCTGATGGTGGTGTGCGGAGCGGCGATTTTCGCGGCGGTCTTCACGGCGGGCGCCGCCTTCCAGTTCTGGGCGCAGGACGCGGCCGAGGTGCAGAACTCCTTCACCTACGGCGGCAACGCGATGCTCCAGTACCCGCCGACGGTGTTCGCCAGGGAGCTGGTGCGCGGTGTCACCTTCCTCGTCCCGCTGGCCTTTGTGAACTGGCTGCCCGCGCTGCGGCTGCTGGGCCATCCCGATCCGCTGGGGCTGCCGGGCTGGGTGGACTTCATGGGACCCGTGGTGGCGGCGCTGATGTGTGCGGGGGCGGGGCTGGCGTGGCGGCTGGGGCTCCGGGCGTACCGCAGCACCGGAAGCTGA
- a CDS encoding ABC transporter permease, protein MWYVAVAAGSFRRYATYRIATVAGVFTNTVFGFIVAYTYIALWDERPHLGGYDQAQALAFVWTAQALLATAALMGGGGLDELQERIRTGDIAVDLYRPADLQLWWLAADLGRAGLQLIGRGVVPMAVGALAFPLALPGDPLTWGCFLLSVLFGVLVSFALRYLVALASFWLLDGAGLALISGLACMFFSGMVLPLRVFPGALGEVAQVLPWAAVLQVPADVLVGARSGGALWRGLVFQAAWGVALLALGRLVQSAATRKVVVHGG, encoded by the coding sequence GTGTGGTACGTCGCGGTGGCGGCCGGCAGCTTCCGGCGGTACGCCACCTATCGGATCGCCACCGTGGCCGGCGTGTTCACCAACACCGTCTTCGGCTTCATCGTCGCCTACACCTATATCGCACTGTGGGACGAGCGGCCGCATCTGGGCGGTTACGACCAGGCGCAGGCGCTGGCCTTCGTGTGGACGGCGCAGGCGCTGCTGGCCACCGCGGCGCTGATGGGCGGCGGCGGCCTGGACGAGCTCCAGGAGCGGATCCGCACCGGCGACATCGCGGTGGACCTGTACCGGCCCGCGGATCTCCAGCTGTGGTGGCTGGCCGCGGATCTGGGGCGGGCCGGGCTTCAGCTGATCGGCCGCGGGGTGGTGCCGATGGCGGTGGGCGCCCTGGCCTTTCCGCTCGCGCTGCCCGGCGATCCGCTGACCTGGGGCTGCTTTCTGCTGTCGGTGCTGTTCGGGGTGCTGGTCAGTTTCGCGCTGCGTTATCTCGTCGCGCTGGCCTCGTTCTGGCTCCTCGACGGTGCGGGGCTGGCCCTGATCAGCGGCCTGGCCTGCATGTTCTTCTCGGGGATGGTGCTGCCGCTGCGGGTCTTCCCCGGCGCCCTGGGCGAGGTGGCCCAGGTGCTGCCGTGGGCGGCGGTCCTCCAGGTGCCGGCCGATGTGCTGGTGGGCGCGCGCAGCGGGGGCGCGCTGTGGCGGGGCCTGGTGTTCCAGGCCGCGTGGGGTGTGGCGCTGCTGGCGCTGGGAAGGCTGGTGCAGTCGGCGGCGACCCGCAAGGTGGTGGTGCACGGTGGCTAG
- a CDS encoding transglycosylase domain-containing protein codes for MSGQRTGWRRVLPTWRMVLGTVLLFLLLVVGGLVVGYLLVGIPPANSAAKAQSTVYLYSDGSELARDGEVNRQNVNLSQVPKSVQQAVLAAEDRDFYSESAVDPAAMLRAAWNTVTGKGKQSGSTITQQYVKNYYLGQEQTVTRKAKEFFIAIKLDREVSKDNILEGYLNSSYYGRNAYGIQAAAQSYYGRNAEQLTLAQGAYLATLLNAPSAYDISAHPGNRARVLARWHYVLDGMVSQKWLSKADRAALEFPMPQPAKPSAGLSGQRGYLVEAVKNYLTDNEILDEDTLRAGGYRITTTISKKRQNAFVKAVNTRVMDRLDDSRKVDGYVRAGGASIDPASGRVVALYGGIDYAEQFVNGATRRDYQVGSTFKPIVFASAVQNNSTTQDGARITPNTVYDGTNKRMTISHGSRTGFAPANEDDRSYGPITVSEATDKSVNAVYAQMGIDVGPAKVKATAVDLGIPADTPSLASSEGAISLGTATPSVLDMTQVYATLAHHGSHRPYSLVDKVTKSEEDLELPEREETTAIPRAAADTTTSILRSVVDGGTGTAAQGAGRPAAGKTGTAEEDKAAWFAGYTPDLATVVAVLGQNPKSAAQEPLYGAGGLSRVNGGDYPAQIWADYTAAALNGRPVRDFDLQLAEGAEPVSPSPSGSDSASPSESGSPSTGPTGSTTLPTPPTGAPTTPPTVEPPTPTPATEPAPTTEPTNDFPTVAPQSGDDLEQRMRWRWGDG; via the coding sequence ATGAGCGGACAACGCACAGGCTGGCGCCGTGTCCTCCCCACCTGGCGCATGGTGCTGGGTACCGTGCTGCTGTTCCTGCTGCTCGTCGTCGGCGGACTGGTCGTCGGCTATCTGCTCGTCGGCATCCCGCCGGCCAACAGCGCCGCCAAGGCCCAGAGCACCGTCTACCTCTACTCCGACGGCTCCGAGCTGGCCCGCGACGGCGAGGTCAACCGGCAGAACGTCAACCTCAGCCAGGTCCCGAAGTCCGTCCAGCAGGCCGTACTCGCCGCCGAGGACCGGGACTTCTACTCCGAGTCCGCGGTCGATCCCGCCGCGATGCTGCGCGCCGCCTGGAACACCGTGACCGGCAAGGGCAAACAGTCCGGCTCCACCATCACCCAGCAGTACGTGAAGAACTACTACCTCGGCCAGGAACAGACCGTCACCCGCAAGGCCAAGGAATTCTTCATCGCCATCAAGCTGGACCGCGAGGTGAGCAAGGACAACATCCTGGAGGGCTACCTCAACTCCAGCTACTACGGCCGCAACGCCTACGGCATCCAGGCCGCCGCCCAGTCCTACTACGGCCGGAACGCCGAGCAGCTGACCCTCGCCCAGGGCGCCTATCTCGCCACCCTCCTCAACGCCCCCAGCGCCTACGACATCAGCGCCCATCCCGGTAACCGTGCACGGGTACTGGCGCGCTGGCACTACGTCCTGGACGGCATGGTGTCGCAGAAGTGGCTCAGCAAGGCCGACCGGGCCGCGCTGGAGTTCCCCATGCCGCAGCCCGCCAAGCCCTCCGCGGGGCTGTCCGGCCAGCGCGGCTACCTCGTCGAGGCGGTCAAGAACTACCTCACCGACAACGAAATCCTCGACGAGGACACCCTGCGGGCCGGCGGCTACCGCATCACCACCACCATCAGCAAGAAGCGCCAGAACGCCTTCGTCAAAGCGGTCAACACCCGGGTGATGGACCGCCTCGACGACTCCCGGAAGGTCGACGGCTACGTCCGGGCCGGCGGCGCCTCCATCGACCCCGCGAGCGGCCGGGTCGTCGCCCTCTACGGCGGCATCGACTACGCCGAACAGTTCGTCAACGGCGCCACCCGCCGCGACTACCAGGTGGGCTCCACCTTCAAGCCGATCGTCTTCGCCTCCGCCGTACAGAACAACTCCACCACCCAGGACGGCGCCCGGATCACCCCCAACACCGTCTACGACGGCACCAACAAGCGGATGACGATCAGTCACGGCTCCCGCACCGGTTTCGCGCCCGCCAACGAGGACGACCGCTCCTACGGCCCGATCACCGTCAGCGAGGCCACCGACAAATCCGTCAACGCCGTCTACGCCCAGATGGGCATCGACGTAGGCCCCGCCAAGGTCAAGGCCACCGCAGTCGACCTGGGCATTCCCGCCGACACCCCCAGCCTGGCCTCGTCCGAGGGCGCGATCTCGCTGGGCACCGCCACCCCCAGCGTCCTGGACATGACCCAGGTCTACGCCACCCTCGCCCACCACGGCAGCCACCGGCCGTACAGCCTCGTCGACAAGGTCACCAAGAGCGAGGAGGACCTCGAACTCCCCGAGCGCGAGGAGACCACCGCGATCCCGCGCGCGGCCGCCGACACCACCACCTCGATCCTGCGCAGCGTCGTCGACGGCGGCACCGGTACCGCCGCGCAGGGCGCCGGGCGGCCCGCGGCCGGCAAGACCGGCACCGCCGAAGAGGACAAGGCCGCGTGGTTCGCGGGCTACACCCCCGATCTCGCCACGGTCGTCGCGGTGCTGGGCCAGAACCCGAAGAGCGCCGCCCAGGAGCCCCTGTACGGCGCGGGGGGCCTCTCCCGGGTCAACGGCGGCGACTACCCCGCCCAGATCTGGGCCGACTACACCGCGGCCGCGCTGAACGGGCGCCCGGTCCGCGACTTCGACCTGCAACTGGCGGAGGGCGCGGAGCCGGTGTCGCCCTCGCCGTCCGGCAGCGACTCGGCCTCGCCCAGCGAGTCGGGCTCGCCCTCCACCGGCCCGACCGGATCCACCACCCTCCCCACCCCGCCCACCGGCGCCCCGACGACCCCTCCGACCGTCGAACCGCCCACCCCCACCCCCGCCACCGAGCCCGCACCGACCACCGAGCCCACCAACGACTTCCCGACGGTGGCGCCCCAGAGCGGCGACGACCTGGAGCAGCGGATGCGGTGGAGGTGGGGCGACGGGTAG
- a CDS encoding DMT family transporter yields the protein MAWILLMVAGLLEVGWSVGMKFTDGFTRLWPSVCTGAGIVASMLLLSYAARTLPIGTAYGVWVGIGAAGAAVVGMMVLGEPATAARIFFICLLLVAVVGLKATSGH from the coding sequence ATGGCATGGATCCTGCTCATGGTCGCCGGCCTGCTGGAGGTCGGCTGGTCGGTCGGAATGAAGTTCACCGACGGTTTCACCAGGCTGTGGCCCAGTGTGTGCACCGGCGCGGGCATCGTCGCCAGCATGCTGCTGCTCTCGTACGCGGCCCGGACCCTGCCGATAGGGACGGCCTACGGCGTGTGGGTCGGCATCGGCGCGGCCGGCGCGGCGGTGGTCGGCATGATGGTGCTCGGCGAGCCGGCCACGGCGGCCCGGATCTTCTTCATCTGCCTGTTGCTCGTGGCGGTCGTCGGTCTCAAGGCGACGTCCGGGCACTGA
- a CDS encoding GroES family chaperonin — MLHDRVLVRTDIPEGERRSSGGIVIPATAAVGRRLAWAEVVAVGQNVRTVEVGDRVLYDPEDRAEVEVRGVAYVLMRERDLHAVAAERLEGAEDATGLYL, encoded by the coding sequence ATGCTGCACGACCGTGTGCTGGTCCGGACGGACATCCCCGAGGGCGAACGCCGCTCGTCGGGGGGCATCGTCATTCCCGCGACCGCGGCGGTCGGCCGTCGCCTGGCCTGGGCCGAGGTGGTCGCGGTCGGGCAGAACGTGCGGACCGTGGAGGTCGGGGACCGGGTGCTGTACGACCCGGAGGACCGGGCCGAGGTCGAGGTGCGCGGGGTGGCATACGTGCTGATGCGCGAGCGCGATCTGCATGCGGTGGCGGCGGAGCGGCTGGAGGGCGCGGAGGACGCGACCGGGCTGTACCTGTAG
- a CDS encoding DUF3618 domain-containing protein: protein MAEARTPAQIEADIVRRRQELAVTLDEIGVRLHPKTIMDDAKARASAAVDRTAGRAYVAANRALTDVRAQLVSEDGAPRLERIIPVAMVGVAVVGLLTLRASKRRC, encoded by the coding sequence GTGGCGGAAGCCAGGACCCCGGCGCAGATCGAGGCGGATATCGTCCGCAGGCGGCAGGAGCTCGCCGTCACGCTCGACGAGATCGGTGTGCGGCTGCACCCGAAGACGATCATGGACGATGCCAAGGCGAGGGCGTCGGCCGCCGTGGACCGTACGGCCGGGCGGGCGTATGTGGCCGCCAATCGTGCGCTCACGGATGTGCGGGCCCAGCTGGTGTCGGAGGACGGGGCGCCGCGGCTGGAGCGGATCATTCCGGTGGCGATGGTCGGTGTGGCCGTGGTCGGCCTGCTGACGCTGCGCGCTTCCAAGCGGCGCTGCTGA
- the bcp gene encoding thioredoxin-dependent thiol peroxidase, protein MSERLQPGDTAPAFTLPDADGKQVSLADHKGRKVIVYFYPAALTPGCTKQACDFTDNLDFLAGHGYDVIGISPDKPEKLAKFREKEELGVTLLGDPDKQILTAYGAFGEKKLYGKTVTGVIRSTVILDEEGKVERALYNVKATGHVAKIIKDLGL, encoded by the coding sequence ATGAGCGAGCGACTGCAGCCCGGCGACACCGCCCCCGCCTTCACCCTGCCCGACGCGGACGGCAAGCAGGTCTCGCTCGCCGACCACAAGGGGCGCAAGGTCATCGTGTACTTCTACCCGGCCGCCCTGACCCCCGGCTGCACCAAGCAGGCCTGCGACTTCACCGACAACCTCGACTTCCTGGCCGGCCACGGCTACGACGTCATCGGCATCTCCCCCGACAAGCCGGAGAAGCTCGCCAAGTTCCGGGAGAAGGAGGAGCTCGGGGTCACGCTCCTCGGCGACCCCGACAAGCAGATCCTTACGGCCTACGGCGCCTTCGGCGAGAAGAAGCTCTACGGCAAGACCGTCACCGGCGTCATCCGCTCCACCGTCATCCTCGACGAGGAGGGCAAGGTCGAGCGCGCCCTCTACAACGTCAAGGCCACCGGCCATGTCGCCAAGATCATCAAGGACCTGGGGCTGTAG